A stretch of Paenibacillus mucilaginosus 3016 DNA encodes these proteins:
- the ssuC gene encoding aliphatic sulfonate ABC transporter permease SsuC, with translation MKAALRLSRAAELLPWLVPVLLIAVWQLLGQTGVISTRTLPTPVQVVEALVLLIQKGTIFTYIAVSTKRAFLGFAIGGGIGFLLGLVNGMSPLLEKLTDSSMQMIRNIPHLALIPLVILWFGIGEEAKLFLVALGVSFPVYLNTFHGIRSVDPGLIEMGRVYGLKGPALFWKVILPGALPSILVGVRYALGIMWITLIVAETISADSGIGYMAMNAREFMQMDVVVLSILIYALLGKLSDVAAKLLEKQWLQWHPNFKKA, from the coding sequence CCTGATCGCAGTGTGGCAGCTTCTCGGCCAGACCGGCGTGATATCGACGCGTACGCTCCCGACACCGGTGCAGGTGGTGGAGGCGCTCGTGCTGCTGATCCAGAAGGGAACGATCTTCACTTATATCGCCGTGAGCACGAAGCGGGCGTTCCTGGGCTTCGCGATCGGCGGGGGCATCGGCTTCCTGCTCGGGCTTGTTAACGGCATGTCTCCGCTGCTGGAGAAGCTGACGGACTCCTCCATGCAGATGATCCGCAATATCCCGCACCTGGCTCTCATTCCGCTGGTCATCCTGTGGTTCGGCATCGGCGAAGAGGCGAAGCTGTTCCTGGTGGCGCTCGGCGTCTCCTTCCCGGTCTATCTCAACACGTTCCACGGCATCCGTTCCGTAGACCCGGGACTGATCGAGATGGGCCGCGTGTACGGCCTCAAGGGGCCGGCACTGTTCTGGAAGGTGATTCTCCCGGGCGCGCTGCCGAGCATCCTTGTCGGCGTCCGCTATGCGCTCGGCATCATGTGGATTACGCTGATTGTCGCCGAGACGATCTCGGCGGATTCGGGGATCGGCTATATGGCGATGAACGCGAGGGAATTCATGCAGATGGACGTCGTCGTCCTCAGCATCCTGATCTATGCCCTGCTCGGCAAGCTGTCCGACGTGGCGGCGAAGCTGCTTGAGAAGCAGTGGCTGCAGTGGCATCCGAACTTCAAGAAAGCCTGA